A region from the Tsuneonella mangrovi genome encodes:
- a CDS encoding helix-turn-helix domain-containing protein encodes MPTRGRIFAGQSLRALRRTSALRQGDMAERLGISASYLSQLENDDRPLTPRLLERLASEFPLDWSEPASDARGTLSAALGEATADPLFAEPLPAETLTRFAEQHPALAQRFVALHEAYRRTGQRLEMIDEALANDQGSARLPWEEVRDWFHFANNYIDPVDRAAEALAAQLSRGAPSPGLEAIEDHLRSALSVSLLYAHNRGLREFDGTMRHLVIDPGLPAESRRFQLAHQLAAIALRDEIAAVVEAAHLRTAASRQLLFVGLSNYAAGALLMPYERFRRDARALRHDIDRLAQAFGTSFEQTCHRLSTLQREGARGVPFFFCRVDMAGNITKRHSATRLQFARFGGACPLWIVHEAVAIPDRILVQLAETPDGLRYVSMARGLVKPSGSFDRSPRRYAVALGCETEHAREFIYADGLDLKSDRTVTPIGISCRICPRDDCDQRAFPPSDRPIAVDPDRRGVVPYRIG; translated from the coding sequence ATGCCGACCCGTGGCCGCATCTTCGCCGGACAATCGCTGCGCGCACTGCGCCGCACCTCAGCTCTGCGCCAAGGCGATATGGCCGAGCGATTGGGGATCAGTGCGTCTTATCTCTCGCAGCTCGAGAACGACGACCGCCCGCTGACCCCGCGCCTGCTAGAAAGGCTTGCCAGCGAATTCCCGCTCGACTGGAGCGAACCCGCCAGCGACGCACGCGGCACGCTATCCGCCGCGCTAGGCGAAGCGACCGCCGATCCGCTGTTCGCCGAACCGCTGCCCGCCGAAACCCTCACTCGCTTTGCCGAGCAGCATCCCGCCCTCGCCCAGCGGTTCGTCGCATTGCACGAAGCCTATCGCCGCACCGGGCAGCGGTTGGAGATGATCGACGAAGCCCTTGCCAACGACCAGGGAAGCGCGCGCCTGCCGTGGGAGGAAGTGCGCGACTGGTTCCACTTCGCAAATAACTACATCGACCCGGTCGACCGCGCTGCAGAAGCTCTGGCGGCCCAACTATCACGCGGTGCGCCCTCCCCCGGGCTCGAGGCGATCGAGGACCATCTGCGCAGCGCGTTATCTGTCTCGCTGCTCTACGCACACAATCGGGGTTTGCGCGAATTTGACGGGACGATGCGGCACTTGGTGATCGACCCCGGCCTTCCCGCCGAAAGCCGCCGGTTTCAACTCGCTCACCAGCTTGCTGCAATCGCCTTGCGTGACGAAATCGCGGCGGTGGTAGAAGCCGCACACCTGCGCACCGCCGCGTCGCGCCAGCTGCTGTTCGTCGGCCTGAGTAACTACGCGGCGGGCGCGCTGTTGATGCCCTATGAGCGGTTTCGCCGTGATGCCCGCGCGCTGCGCCACGATATCGACCGGCTCGCGCAGGCTTTCGGCACCAGTTTCGAGCAGACCTGCCACCGTCTCTCCACGCTCCAGCGCGAAGGTGCGCGCGGCGTGCCGTTCTTCTTTTGCCGGGTCGACATGGCCGGCAACATTACCAAGCGGCATTCGGCCACCCGGCTGCAATTCGCGCGCTTCGGCGGCGCCTGCCCGCTGTGGATCGTGCACGAGGCTGTTGCAATCCCCGACCGGATCCTCGTCCAGCTGGCCGAAACCCCCGACGGGCTGCGCTACGTTTCGATGGCCAGAGGACTGGTGAAGCCTTCGGGCAGTTTCGACCGAAGCCCGCGCCGCTATGCCGTCGCGCTCGGGTGCGAAACCGAGCACGCGCGCGAATTCATCTATGCCGATGGGCTCGACCTCAAGTCGGACCGCACCGTCACGCCTATCGGGATATCGTGCCGCATCTGCCCGCGCGACGACTGCGACCAGCGCGCGTTCCCTCCCAGCGACCGCCCGATCGCGGTCGACCCGGATCGGCGCGGGGTCGTGCCCTACCGGATCGGCTAG
- a CDS encoding NAD(P)/FAD-dependent oxidoreductase gives MRQVETIVIGGGIAGLSAAARFAQHGEVVVLEGEDHPGYHASGRSVAYLHFGLGDRLVRALTAMSLEALSSDGDTLVRRHPALHIVREDETALLDALEDSLRSFGADYERVGPERIAGIVPVLDIGEGGFREAILERSALKLDTDAMLQAHVRALNAAGGALECRARVERIASAGNRWQIDTSGASYSAARVVNAAGAWADEIADIAGVSPIGISPLRRTVIQFAAPDGVDVSPWPFVKTVGEGFYVLPEGSTRLLASPMDETPSEPCDAAPEELDIAIVADRVMQATSLDIRRIEHSWAGLRSFAPDKHPVVGYDPAAPGFFWLAGQGGFGFQTSPALAAAAEALLFGLDWPEELAALGVTVADIGPARFAR, from the coding sequence ATGCGTCAGGTCGAAACAATCGTCATTGGAGGAGGGATTGCCGGTCTTTCGGCTGCGGCCCGTTTTGCGCAGCACGGTGAAGTGGTGGTGCTCGAGGGTGAAGATCATCCAGGCTACCATGCGTCCGGGCGCAGCGTGGCGTACTTGCACTTCGGGCTCGGTGACCGGCTGGTGCGTGCGCTTACGGCGATGAGCCTCGAGGCCCTATCATCCGACGGAGACACGCTGGTTCGCCGCCATCCGGCGTTACACATCGTCCGCGAGGACGAGACCGCGCTGCTCGATGCGCTCGAAGATTCGCTCCGCAGCTTTGGCGCTGATTACGAACGGGTCGGGCCTGAGCGCATTGCCGGGATCGTGCCGGTTCTCGACATCGGCGAAGGCGGATTTCGCGAAGCGATCCTCGAACGCAGTGCACTCAAGCTCGATACTGACGCGATGCTGCAAGCCCATGTTCGAGCGCTCAATGCCGCAGGGGGTGCGCTCGAATGCCGGGCAAGGGTGGAGCGGATCGCTTCTGCGGGCAATCGCTGGCAGATCGACACGTCTGGTGCCAGCTACAGCGCCGCACGTGTGGTCAACGCAGCCGGGGCGTGGGCCGACGAGATAGCCGACATCGCCGGTGTCTCACCGATCGGCATTTCACCGCTCCGGCGAACGGTGATCCAGTTTGCCGCGCCCGACGGAGTGGACGTGTCTCCCTGGCCATTCGTGAAGACCGTCGGCGAAGGCTTCTATGTCCTGCCCGAAGGCTCAACCCGACTGCTCGCTTCGCCGATGGACGAGACGCCCAGCGAGCCGTGCGACGCTGCGCCGGAGGAACTCGATATCGCGATCGTCGCGGACCGGGTTATGCAGGCGACCAGCCTCGACATCCGGCGGATCGAGCACAGCTGGGCGGGCCTGCGCAGCTTCGCGCCGGATAAACATCCGGTAGTCGGATACGATCCTGCAGCGCCGGGATTCTTCTGGCTTGCGGGACAAGGCGGTTTCGGGTTCCAGACCTCGCCCGCTCTGGCCGCGGCGGCCGAGGCGTTGCTGTTCGGGCTCGACTGGCCGGAAGAGCTTGCGGCGCTCGGCGTGACGGTGGCCGACATCGGCCCTGCCCGCTTCGCGCGCTAG
- a CDS encoding NAD-dependent epimerase/dehydratase family protein yields the protein MAQTVLVTGGTGYIGGEVIDQLLANGHAVHTTVRNKPKSEPRLRERWPDAGDRLKVFQADLMEDAGWAEACEGCDAVAHVASPFPFGVPKSADELVIPAREGTLRALHFATDAGIERFVQTSSAAAIAYGHPGQEQFDHTDWTNLTAGVPPYIESKTVAERAARDWVAVNNPSMAFCSVNPVAVLGPVANDDLSTSIEMLKRVLDGSVPMVPNVGFSVVDVRDVAKIHVLAIEAPASTVRGERFPASESFRWFGEMVDVVRREAPEFAGKLPKRNMPDWLVKLLRPFSADLKQLASELGHRRDVSGKRAEELLGMSYIPADRTIADTVRSLAAHGIVKP from the coding sequence ATGGCACAAACTGTACTGGTCACCGGCGGCACAGGTTACATCGGCGGCGAAGTCATCGACCAGTTGCTGGCGAATGGCCACGCGGTCCACACGACAGTGCGCAACAAGCCCAAGAGCGAACCGCGCCTGCGCGAGCGCTGGCCCGACGCTGGCGATCGTCTCAAGGTGTTCCAGGCGGACCTGATGGAAGATGCGGGCTGGGCGGAGGCCTGCGAGGGATGCGATGCGGTCGCCCATGTTGCATCGCCGTTCCCGTTCGGGGTGCCCAAGAGCGCCGATGAACTGGTGATCCCGGCACGCGAAGGTACCTTGCGCGCGTTGCACTTTGCGACCGATGCAGGGATCGAACGGTTCGTCCAGACCAGTTCTGCTGCAGCGATTGCTTATGGCCACCCGGGCCAGGAGCAATTCGACCACACGGACTGGACCAACCTGACTGCCGGGGTGCCACCCTATATCGAATCAAAGACAGTCGCCGAGCGCGCCGCGCGCGACTGGGTTGCGGTGAACAATCCCTCGATGGCGTTCTGTTCGGTCAACCCGGTCGCGGTCCTTGGGCCGGTCGCGAACGACGACCTTTCCACTTCGATCGAGATGCTCAAGCGGGTGCTCGACGGATCGGTACCGATGGTCCCGAATGTCGGTTTCAGCGTGGTCGACGTGCGCGACGTGGCGAAGATCCACGTGCTGGCGATCGAAGCGCCGGCATCGACTGTGCGTGGTGAGCGTTTCCCGGCATCCGAAAGCTTCCGCTGGTTCGGCGAGATGGTCGATGTTGTCCGGCGCGAGGCACCCGAGTTCGCCGGGAAGCTGCCCAAGCGCAACATGCCCGATTGGCTGGTCAAGCTGCTGCGGCCGTTCAGCGCAGACCTCAAGCAGCTGGCGAGCGAGCTTGGCCACAGGCGCGACGTGTCGGGCAAGCGGGCGGAGGAATTGCTCGGAATGAGCTACATCCCCGCCGACCGGACGATTGCCGACACCGTTCGCAGTCTCGCCGCGCATGGGATCGTCAAACCCTGA
- the gorA gene encoding glutathione-disulfide reductase: MAEYDYDLFVIGAGSGGVRASRVAASHGAKVAVAEEYRVGGTCVIRGCVPKKMLVYGSMFAEELGHAERFGWTVEGKSFDWPTLRDFVNRDVDRLEGLYGQTLDNHGVEVIPERATITGPHGIRLASGREVTAKVILVATGAHPTMPDFPGVEHCITSNEMFHLAEQPRCLMVVGGGYIALEFAGIFQALGSEVTVANRTDRILRGYDEQIVERMLHVAMGRGINFRMHSLIQKVEKADDGCLLVDSGETNPVKVDQVLIAIGRAPNTAGLGLETAGVDLGKHGAIKVDEYNRTSCESIYAVGDVTDRVQLTPVAIREGHAFADTVFGDNPRTIDYHAIPSAVFSQPPLAGVGLTESQARATYGNVKVYSSDFRPMKNIFSDHPERGLYKMIVDATSGKILGIHMVGPESAEVMQAAAVAVKAGLTKADFDATVAIHPTMAEELVLLK, translated from the coding sequence ATGGCCGAATACGACTACGATCTCTTCGTCATCGGTGCCGGATCGGGCGGGGTCCGGGCCAGCCGGGTGGCGGCGAGCCACGGGGCGAAGGTCGCGGTGGCGGAGGAATACCGGGTCGGCGGCACGTGCGTGATCCGTGGGTGCGTCCCCAAGAAGATGCTGGTCTACGGCTCGATGTTCGCTGAAGAGTTGGGCCATGCCGAGCGGTTCGGATGGACGGTCGAAGGCAAGAGCTTCGACTGGCCGACGCTGCGCGACTTCGTGAACCGCGACGTCGACCGGCTCGAGGGGCTCTACGGCCAAACGCTCGACAACCATGGGGTTGAAGTGATCCCCGAGCGTGCCACGATTACCGGACCGCACGGGATCAGGCTGGCGAGCGGGCGCGAAGTCACTGCCAAAGTGATCCTCGTCGCTACCGGCGCGCATCCGACAATGCCCGATTTCCCGGGTGTGGAGCACTGCATCACTTCGAACGAGATGTTCCACCTCGCGGAGCAGCCGCGCTGCCTGATGGTCGTGGGGGGCGGTTACATCGCGCTTGAATTCGCAGGGATCTTCCAGGCGCTCGGCAGCGAAGTGACGGTGGCCAATCGCACCGACCGGATCCTGCGCGGCTATGACGAACAGATCGTCGAGCGGATGCTCCATGTCGCGATGGGCCGGGGAATCAATTTCCGGATGCACAGCCTGATTCAGAAGGTCGAAAAGGCCGACGACGGTTGCCTGCTGGTCGATTCCGGCGAGACCAACCCGGTCAAGGTCGACCAGGTCCTGATCGCGATCGGTCGCGCCCCGAATACTGCCGGACTTGGACTCGAAACCGCCGGTGTCGACCTTGGCAAGCACGGTGCGATCAAGGTCGACGAATACAATCGTACCAGCTGCGAGAGCATCTATGCGGTGGGCGATGTTACCGACCGCGTCCAGCTGACGCCGGTGGCGATCCGCGAAGGCCACGCCTTTGCCGATACCGTGTTCGGGGACAATCCGCGTACGATCGATTATCATGCGATCCCCAGCGCGGTGTTCAGCCAACCGCCACTCGCAGGCGTCGGACTCACCGAGAGCCAGGCGCGGGCGACTTACGGCAACGTGAAAGTCTATTCGTCCGATTTCCGGCCGATGAAAAACATCTTCTCCGACCATCCCGAGCGGGGGCTCTACAAGATGATCGTCGATGCCACGTCGGGCAAGATCCTCGGGATCCACATGGTCGGGCCGGAATCAGCTGAGGTCATGCAAGCCGCCGCCGTGGCGGTGAAAGCCGGGCTGACCAAGGCAGATTTCGATGCGACGGTCGCGATCCATCCGACGATGGCGGAAGAGCTGGTCCTTCTGAAATAG
- the scpA gene encoding methylmalonyl-CoA mutase yields the protein MTEKPTYDDWKPLADKEVKGRDLTWHTPEGVEVKPLYTSDDTAALPDPGVPGIAPFTRGPYASMYTGRPWTIRQYAGFSTAEESNAFYRRNLAMGQKGLSVAFDLATHRGYDSDHPRVVGDVGKAGVAIDTVRDMEILFDQIPLDQMSVSMTMNGAVIPVMAFYIVAAERQGVSQDKLAGTIQNDILKEFMVRNTYIYPPEPSMRIVSDIIAYTSANMPKFNSISISGYHMHEAGATAVQELAFTIADGKEYASRAMDAGLDIDAFAPRLSFFWGIGMNFFMEVAKMRAARALWHDVMDGLGAKNPKSKMLRTHCQTSGVSLQEQDPYNNVIRTTIEAMAAVLGGTQSLHTNALDEAIALPTDFSARIARNTQLVIQEESGICNVADPLGGSYYVESLTAALVDEARKLLAEVEAAGGMTAYVATGKPKAAIEESAAAKQASVDRGETVIVGVNKYRKAEEDPIETLEVDNHAVRDAQIARIKRVREERDEAACQAALKALTEAASVDVKTHRAALDNPYDERGVPLPPKVIAEMERLGNVNLLARAVEAARCDATLGEISAAMEEAFGRYDTMPKPVKGIYAAAYAGDSRYAQVVEGVAAVERRLGRKPRLMVAKMGQDGHDRGANVIASAFADMGFDVVSGPLFQTPEETRDMALAEGVDAIGASSLAAGHKTLIPELIDLLREAGRADIKVVAGGVIPPQDYDFLKRAGVQGIYGPGSNVVECAADMLRLLGHNMPPAGDELEAAE from the coding sequence ATGACCGAAAAGCCGACCTACGACGACTGGAAGCCGCTGGCCGACAAGGAAGTGAAGGGGCGCGATCTCACCTGGCACACGCCGGAGGGGGTCGAGGTGAAGCCGCTCTACACCAGCGACGACACCGCGGCGCTGCCCGATCCGGGCGTGCCGGGCATCGCGCCGTTCACGCGCGGGCCGTATGCCTCGATGTATACCGGCCGTCCGTGGACCATCCGCCAGTATGCCGGGTTCTCGACCGCCGAGGAATCGAACGCGTTCTATCGCCGCAACCTGGCGATGGGGCAGAAAGGCCTCTCGGTCGCCTTCGACCTTGCCACCCACCGCGGCTACGACAGCGACCACCCGCGCGTGGTCGGCGATGTCGGCAAGGCGGGGGTCGCGATCGACACCGTGCGCGACATGGAAATCCTGTTCGACCAGATCCCGCTCGACCAGATGAGCGTCTCGATGACGATGAACGGCGCGGTGATCCCGGTAATGGCGTTCTACATCGTCGCGGCCGAGCGGCAGGGGGTGAGCCAGGACAAGCTCGCCGGGACCATCCAGAACGACATCCTCAAGGAGTTCATGGTCCGCAACACCTATATCTATCCGCCCGAGCCATCGATGCGGATTGTCAGCGACATCATCGCATATACCTCGGCCAACATGCCGAAATTCAACAGCATTTCGATCAGCGGCTATCACATGCACGAAGCCGGGGCGACGGCGGTGCAGGAACTTGCCTTCACCATCGCCGACGGCAAGGAATACGCTAGCCGAGCAATGGATGCCGGGCTCGATATCGATGCCTTCGCGCCGCGCCTCAGCTTCTTCTGGGGCATCGGCATGAACTTCTTCATGGAAGTCGCCAAGATGCGCGCCGCCCGTGCGCTGTGGCACGACGTGATGGATGGGCTTGGGGCGAAGAATCCCAAGTCCAAGATGCTGCGCACGCACTGCCAGACGAGCGGGGTGAGCTTGCAGGAGCAGGACCCCTACAACAACGTCATCCGCACCACGATCGAAGCGATGGCGGCGGTGCTGGGCGGCACGCAGTCGCTCCACACCAACGCGCTCGACGAAGCGATCGCACTGCCGACCGACTTCTCCGCCCGCATCGCCCGCAACACCCAGTTGGTGATCCAGGAGGAAAGCGGCATCTGCAATGTCGCCGATCCGCTGGGCGGAAGCTACTACGTCGAAAGCCTCACCGCTGCGCTGGTCGACGAAGCCCGCAAGCTGCTGGCCGAGGTCGAGGCAGCGGGCGGGATGACCGCCTACGTTGCCACCGGCAAGCCCAAGGCGGCGATCGAGGAAAGCGCGGCAGCCAAGCAGGCCAGCGTCGACCGGGGCGAGACGGTGATCGTCGGCGTCAACAAGTATCGCAAGGCCGAGGAAGACCCGATCGAAACGCTCGAGGTCGACAACCATGCAGTGCGCGATGCGCAGATCGCCCGGATCAAGCGGGTGCGCGAGGAACGCGACGAGGCCGCGTGCCAGGCCGCGCTCAAGGCACTGACCGAAGCGGCGTCTGTCGACGTGAAGACGCACCGTGCGGCGCTCGACAATCCCTACGACGAGCGCGGGGTGCCGCTGCCTCCCAAGGTGATCGCGGAGATGGAGCGGCTCGGCAACGTCAACCTGCTCGCCCGCGCGGTCGAGGCGGCGCGCTGCGACGCGACGCTGGGCGAGATTTCCGCTGCGATGGAAGAAGCCTTCGGCCGCTACGACACCATGCCCAAGCCGGTGAAGGGCATCTATGCCGCCGCCTACGCGGGTGACAGCCGTTATGCGCAGGTTGTCGAGGGCGTGGCTGCGGTCGAGCGGCGGCTCGGACGCAAGCCGCGGCTGATGGTCGCCAAGATGGGGCAGGACGGGCACGATCGCGGCGCGAACGTGATCGCCAGCGCGTTTGCCGACATGGGCTTCGACGTGGTCAGTGGCCCGCTGTTCCAGACGCCGGAGGAAACCCGCGACATGGCGCTCGCCGAAGGGGTCGATGCGATCGGTGCGAGCAGCCTCGCCGCCGGGCACAAGACGCTGATCCCCGAACTGATCGACCTCCTGCGTGAAGCGGGGCGGGCGGATATCAAGGTCGTTGCCGGCGGAGTGATCCCGCCGCAGGACTACGATTTCCTCAAGCGCGCCGGGGTGCAGGGCATCTACGGCCCAGGCTCGAACGTGGTCGAATGCGCAGCGGATATGTTGCGCCTGCTGGGCCACAATATGCCGCCTGCGGGTGATGAACTGGAGGCGGCGGAGTGA
- a CDS encoding cytochrome c oxidase assembly protein produces the protein MPHGVEAQQGRVKKRIALPIAMLAAWSAPALAHGDHVEARASPWSMWQFSPEILIGIAIAGAIYWRGSRNGQVAERWRDAAFYGGLFALFLALISPIEEVADHIFAIHQIEHMLLRTIAPMLLFLSRPQAAVVRGLPPGVSRFFAGRGWLREIVDFLRIPAIATILFLSASYFWMYPRWHDMAILDEPIHYMWHISLLVTGLIFFSVVFDRRPAPQGAGLGARIAMVVTAALGNIILGSFLTFKTMPLYSAYLELGHMWHVSMLSDEQTGGLVMWIPGTMMFAVSAVIVIHRWASEEARVDDRRTRTGRGGTVTKTSNGAMAFGLSLFSVLMLLLAVAVVAVIDHPHDRQRDFGMAGEIPG, from the coding sequence GTGCCACACGGCGTCGAGGCGCAGCAGGGCCGCGTGAAAAAACGGATCGCGCTCCCCATCGCTATGCTCGCCGCATGGTCGGCTCCAGCTCTCGCCCACGGCGACCACGTCGAGGCAAGAGCCTCGCCGTGGAGCATGTGGCAGTTCTCCCCGGAGATACTCATCGGAATCGCCATCGCCGGCGCGATCTACTGGCGTGGCAGCCGCAACGGACAGGTCGCCGAGAGGTGGCGTGACGCGGCATTTTATGGCGGGCTGTTCGCGCTGTTCCTGGCGCTGATATCGCCGATCGAGGAAGTCGCCGACCATATCTTCGCGATCCACCAGATCGAACACATGCTGCTGCGCACGATCGCGCCGATGCTGCTGTTCCTCTCGCGGCCGCAGGCGGCGGTGGTGCGCGGATTGCCGCCCGGCGTGTCGCGGTTCTTTGCCGGACGCGGATGGCTGCGCGAGATAGTAGATTTCCTGCGCATCCCGGCGATCGCGACGATCCTGTTTCTCTCTGCCAGCTATTTCTGGATGTACCCGCGCTGGCACGACATGGCGATCCTCGACGAGCCGATCCACTACATGTGGCACATCAGCCTGCTGGTGACCGGGCTGATCTTCTTCTCGGTAGTGTTCGACCGCAGGCCCGCGCCGCAAGGGGCAGGGCTGGGCGCACGCATCGCGATGGTGGTGACGGCGGCGCTTGGCAATATCATCCTCGGCTCGTTCCTCACCTTCAAGACGATGCCACTCTATTCGGCCTATCTCGAGCTCGGTCATATGTGGCACGTCTCGATGCTCAGCGATGAGCAGACCGGCGGGCTGGTGATGTGGATCCCGGGCACGATGATGTTCGCGGTATCCGCCGTGATTGTCATCCACCGCTGGGCAAGCGAGGAGGCGCGGGTCGACGACCGGCGCACCCGCACCGGGCGCGGCGGTACCGTCACCAAGACCAGTAACGGCGCGATGGCATTCGGCCTGTCGCTGTTCTCGGTCCTGATGCTGCTGCTGGCGGTCGCAGTAGTGGCGGTGATCGACCATCCGCACGACCGGCAGCGCGACTTCGGGATGGCCGGGGAAATACCCGGCTAG
- a CDS encoding acyl-CoA carboxylase subunit beta → MSAANIAELERRRDAARLGGGQKRIDAQHAKGKLTARERLDVLLDEGSFEELDMYVEHDCVDFGMETQKIPGDGVVTGSGTINGRLVYVFSQDFTVFGGSLSKRHAEKICKVMDTAMKVGAPVIGLNDSGGARIQEGVASLGGYAEVFQRNVLASGVVPQISLIMGPCAGGAVYSPAMTDFIFMVKDSSYMFVTGPDVVKTVTNEVVTQEELGGAITHTTKTSVADVAFENDIETLLATRNFFDYLPLSNREAVPERPTADPWDRIEDSLDTLIPANANQPYDMHEVIRKTLDEGDFFEIQPAHAGNIICGFGRVEGRTVGVVANQPMVLAGVLDINSSKKAARFVRFCDAFDIPIVTFVDVPGFLPGTAQELGGIIKHGAKLLFAYAEATVPKITVITRKAYGGAYDVMASKHLRGDLNYAWPSAEIAVMGAKGAVEIIFRKDIGDPDKIAERTKEYEDRFANPFIAAQRGYIDEVIYPHSTRRRIALGLRKLRGKQLENPWKKHDNIPL, encoded by the coding sequence ATGTCAGCCGCCAATATTGCCGAACTCGAACGCCGCCGCGATGCCGCCCGCTTGGGTGGTGGGCAGAAGCGCATCGATGCCCAGCACGCCAAGGGCAAGCTGACCGCGCGCGAACGGCTCGATGTCCTGCTCGACGAAGGCAGCTTTGAGGAGCTAGATATGTATGTCGAACACGACTGCGTCGATTTCGGTATGGAAACGCAGAAGATCCCCGGCGACGGCGTCGTCACCGGGAGCGGAACGATCAATGGCCGCCTGGTATATGTCTTCAGTCAGGACTTCACGGTGTTCGGCGGTTCGCTGTCCAAGCGCCATGCGGAGAAGATCTGCAAGGTGATGGACACCGCGATGAAGGTCGGCGCACCGGTGATCGGCCTCAATGACAGCGGCGGCGCGCGCATCCAGGAAGGCGTTGCATCACTCGGCGGCTATGCCGAAGTGTTCCAGCGCAACGTGCTTGCCAGCGGCGTGGTGCCGCAGATCAGCCTGATCATGGGGCCGTGCGCTGGCGGGGCGGTCTATTCCCCGGCGATGACCGACTTCATCTTCATGGTGAAAGACAGCTCGTACATGTTCGTTACCGGGCCGGACGTGGTAAAGACCGTCACCAATGAAGTCGTCACGCAAGAGGAACTGGGCGGGGCGATCACGCACACCACCAAGACCAGCGTCGCCGACGTCGCGTTCGAAAACGACATCGAAACGCTGCTCGCAACCCGCAATTTCTTCGACTACCTGCCGCTATCCAATCGCGAAGCGGTGCCCGAGCGGCCGACCGCCGACCCATGGGACCGGATCGAGGATAGCCTCGACACGCTGATCCCGGCCAACGCGAACCAGCCGTATGACATGCACGAAGTCATTCGCAAGACGCTGGACGAAGGCGATTTCTTCGAGATCCAGCCGGCCCATGCGGGCAACATCATTTGCGGTTTCGGTCGGGTCGAAGGGCGCACGGTGGGCGTCGTCGCCAACCAGCCGATGGTTCTTGCCGGGGTGCTAGACATCAATTCGTCGAAGAAGGCTGCGCGCTTCGTGCGGTTCTGCGACGCGTTCGATATCCCGATCGTAACCTTCGTCGATGTGCCCGGATTCCTGCCCGGCACCGCGCAGGAACTCGGCGGGATCATCAAGCATGGCGCGAAGCTGCTGTTCGCCTATGCCGAAGCGACCGTGCCCAAGATCACCGTGATCACGCGCAAGGCATACGGCGGGGCGTACGACGTGATGGCCTCGAAGCACTTGCGCGGCGATCTCAACTACGCCTGGCCGAGCGCGGAAATCGCCGTGATGGGCGCGAAGGGCGCGGTGGAGATCATCTTCCGCAAGGACATCGGCGATCCGGACAAGATCGCCGAGCGCACCAAGGAATACGAAGACCGCTTCGCCAACCCGTTCATCGCCGCCCAGCGCGGCTATATCGACGAAGTGATCTACCCACACTCGACCCGCCGGAGGATCGCGCTGGGACTGCGCAAGTTACGCGGCAAACAGCTCGAAAACCCGTGGAAGAAGCATGACAATATTCCGCTCTAA
- the mce gene encoding methylmalonyl-CoA epimerase has protein sequence MKLGRLNHIGVATPSIEESIRYYRDVMGATSFHKPFELEAQGVKVCFVDTPGQNGTHGTQIELIEPLGPDSPIVNFLEKNPSGGQHHVCYEVDDIEEARKWFDDMGKRILGPTRIGAHGTPIFFLHPKDMMGMLTEIMETPKEGAHWSN, from the coding sequence ATGAAACTCGGACGTTTGAACCACATTGGCGTTGCCACGCCGTCGATCGAGGAATCGATCCGCTATTATCGCGACGTCATGGGCGCAACTTCGTTCCACAAGCCATTCGAGCTCGAAGCGCAAGGGGTGAAGGTTTGCTTCGTCGATACCCCGGGCCAGAACGGCACGCACGGCACGCAGATCGAACTGATCGAGCCGCTCGGCCCCGACAGCCCGATCGTAAATTTCCTCGAGAAGAACCCCTCGGGCGGCCAGCACCACGTCTGCTACGAGGTCGACGACATCGAGGAGGCGCGCAAATGGTTTGATGACATGGGCAAGCGCATCCTCGGCCCCACGCGGATCGGTGCGCACGGCACCCCGATCTTCTTCCTCCATCCCAAAGACATGATGGGGATGCTCACCGAGATCATGGAAACGCCCAAGGAAGGCGCGCACTGGTCGAACTGA